One window of the Bacteroidota bacterium genome contains the following:
- a CDS encoding fibronectin type III domain-containing protein: MNRKERRAQQQAGKRQSGKNKNRSKGLQKWVDPIGFIVQYVIIILLLYSAKVGLSNTSPLKLLERWRRCIILMTGNPYFATPDPTLADQTLMCDELEAAILDADSGDHDKIAHRNDVFDDAKDMFRLMVWYVTTTAKGNREIIRSAGLVEKMGRGPSHVPGRVLGLQAEYFGIGKVRLFWKRVSTDVLYRIYITTDPVNGTWVEVKPGTFRLKYIVYDLTSGVEYYFRMSAENSLGMGDVSEVCNFRCG; encoded by the coding sequence ATGAATAGAAAAGAAAGGCGCGCGCAGCAGCAGGCTGGCAAGCGTCAAAGCGGTAAAAACAAGAACCGCAGCAAGGGCCTGCAAAAATGGGTGGACCCCATTGGGTTTATAGTGCAGTATGTCATCATTATTCTTTTGCTCTATTCAGCGAAGGTTGGTTTAAGCAATACCAGTCCGCTGAAATTGTTGGAGCGCTGGAGGCGTTGCATCATACTGATGACCGGTAACCCATATTTTGCCACACCGGACCCCACGCTGGCAGATCAAACCCTGATGTGTGATGAACTGGAGGCGGCCATACTGGATGCCGACAGCGGAGATCATGATAAGATCGCGCATCGCAACGACGTGTTTGATGATGCCAAGGATATGTTCCGGCTGATGGTGTGGTATGTCACGACCACCGCGAAGGGCAATCGTGAGATCATCCGCAGCGCCGGCCTGGTGGAAAAAATGGGCAGGGGTCCGTCGCATGTTCCCGGACGGGTGTTGGGATTGCAGGCGGAGTATTTCGGAATCGGAAAGGTCAGGCTGTTTTGGAAGCGCGTGAGTACCGATGTTCTTTACCGGATTTACATCACCACCGATCCGGTGAACGGCACCTGGGTGGAGGTGAAGCCCGGTACTTTTCGCCTGAAGTATATCGTTTACGACCTGACGTCAGGCGTGGAGTATTACTTCCGCATGAGTGCAGAAAACTCGCTCGGCATGGGCGATGTAAGTGAGGTCTGTAACTTCAGGTGCGGATAG